The following proteins are co-located in the Microcystis wesenbergii NRERC-220 genome:
- the tkt gene encoding transketolase has translation MVVASQSLEELCINAVRFLAVDAVEKAKSGHPGLPMGAAPMAFVLWDQFLRFNPKNPQWVNRDRFVLSAGHGCMLQYALMYLTGYDSVPLEEIKQFRQWKSKTPGHPENFVTEGVEVTTGPLGQGIANGVGLALAEAHLAARFNKPDAKIIDHYTYVILGDGCNMEGISGEACSLAGHWGLGKLIALYDDNHISIDGSTDIAFTEDVSKRFEAYGWHVQHVENGNTDLDAIANAIAAAKAVTDKPSMIKITTTIGYGSPNKSNTADVHGAALGATEIELTRKELGWQYEPFVVPDEVLNRFRQAVDKGATAETDWNKLFNEYQAKYPAEAALFEQLTTGQLPEGWEQALPVYKPEDKALASRKHSEICLNALAGVLPGLIGGSADLTHSNYTELEHFGNFQKGSYQERNVHFGVREHAMGAICNGIALHNTGLIPYGATFLIFTDYMRNSIRLSALSETRVIWVMTHDSIALGEDGPTHQPVEHVASLRAIPNLLVMRPGDGTETSGAYKVAVSEKKRPTLLALSRQNLPNLAGTSLEGVAKGAYIITDCEGTPDVILIGTGGELYLCDKAAAVLKEAGIKARVVSMPCWELFEEQSAEYKESVLPKAVKKRLAVEAGSTMGWHRYITDEGDVLGVDTFGASAPGGVILEKFGFTVDNVVAKAKALLG, from the coding sequence ATGGTTGTCGCCTCCCAATCCCTCGAAGAACTTTGTATTAATGCGGTGCGTTTTTTAGCGGTGGATGCCGTGGAAAAAGCTAAATCCGGACACCCCGGACTGCCCATGGGGGCCGCACCCATGGCCTTTGTCCTCTGGGATCAATTCCTGCGTTTTAACCCGAAAAACCCCCAATGGGTCAATCGCGATCGTTTTGTTCTCTCCGCCGGTCACGGTTGTATGCTGCAGTATGCTTTGATGTACCTGACCGGATACGATAGCGTCCCCCTAGAGGAAATCAAACAATTTCGCCAGTGGAAATCGAAAACCCCTGGCCACCCCGAAAATTTCGTCACGGAAGGGGTGGAAGTGACCACTGGTCCCCTGGGTCAAGGGATTGCCAATGGTGTGGGTTTGGCCCTAGCAGAAGCCCATTTAGCGGCCCGTTTCAACAAACCGGATGCCAAAATTATCGACCATTACACCTATGTGATTTTGGGTGATGGTTGCAATATGGAGGGTATTTCCGGGGAAGCTTGTTCTTTAGCCGGTCACTGGGGTTTAGGCAAGTTAATCGCTCTCTATGATGATAACCATATCTCGATCGATGGTTCCACCGATATCGCTTTCACCGAAGACGTGAGCAAGCGTTTTGAAGCCTACGGTTGGCACGTTCAGCACGTCGAGAATGGTAACACCGATTTAGATGCCATTGCCAATGCGATCGCGGCTGCCAAAGCTGTCACCGATAAACCCTCGATGATTAAAATCACCACCACCATCGGTTATGGTTCCCCCAATAAGTCTAATACCGCCGATGTTCACGGGGCAGCTTTAGGAGCAACGGAAATCGAGTTAACCCGAAAAGAATTAGGTTGGCAATACGAGCCGTTTGTGGTTCCCGATGAGGTATTAAATCGTTTCCGGCAAGCAGTGGACAAGGGAGCGACGGCAGAAACGGACTGGAATAAGTTATTTAACGAATATCAGGCTAAATATCCCGCAGAAGCGGCTTTATTTGAACAGTTAACCACCGGTCAACTGCCGGAAGGTTGGGAGCAAGCTTTACCGGTTTATAAACCCGAAGATAAGGCTCTGGCTAGTCGTAAACACTCGGAAATCTGCTTAAATGCGCTTGCGGGGGTTTTACCCGGTTTAATCGGTGGTTCGGCGGATTTAACCCACTCTAACTACACGGAATTAGAGCATTTTGGTAATTTCCAAAAAGGCAGTTATCAGGAGCGTAACGTTCACTTTGGCGTACGAGAACACGCGATGGGGGCGATTTGTAACGGTATTGCTCTCCATAACACGGGATTGATTCCCTACGGGGCGACTTTCCTGATTTTCACCGACTATATGCGGAATTCTATCCGTTTATCGGCATTGTCAGAAACTCGCGTCATCTGGGTAATGACTCACGATTCCATTGCCCTAGGGGAAGATGGACCGACTCACCAACCCGTGGAACACGTTGCTTCTCTGCGCGCTATTCCTAACCTCTTAGTCATGCGTCCGGGAGATGGTACGGAAACTTCCGGTGCTTATAAAGTAGCGGTGAGCGAAAAGAAACGCCCGACTTTATTGGCTCTCTCCCGTCAAAATCTGCCCAATTTAGCGGGAACTTCCCTTGAGGGTGTGGCTAAAGGTGCTTATATTATCACCGATTGCGAAGGTACTCCCGATGTCATTCTCATCGGTACGGGTGGCGAGTTATATCTCTGCGATAAAGCGGCTGCGGTGTTGAAAGAAGCAGGAATTAAAGCTCGCGTCGTTTCTATGCCCTGTTGGGAGCTATTCGAGGAACAATCGGCAGAATACAAAGAATCGGTACTGCCGAAAGCAGTGAAAAAACGTCTCGCAGTGGAAGCGGGTTCAACCATGGGTTGGCATCGTTACATCACCGATGAGGGGGATGTGTTGGGGGTTGATACCTTCGGCGCTTCTGCTCCAGGAGGTGTGATTCTAGAGAAGTTTGGTTTTACCGTGGATAACGTGGTAGCGAAGGCAAAAGCGTTGTTAGGTTAA
- the fabF gene encoding beta-ketoacyl-ACP synthase II — translation MTELPLKRVVITGMGAITPLGNNLADYWTGLINGKSGIGLITHFDASRHACRIAGEVRGFDPHEYVDRKEAKRMDRFAQFAVAASLQALQDSRLVIDALNADDIGVLIGTGVGGIKVLEDQQEIYLTKGPSRCSPFMIPMMIANMAAGLTAIHTGAKGPSNCTVTACAAGSNAIGDAFRLVQRGLAKGMICGGTEAAVTPLGLAGFASAKALSTRNDDPTRASRPFDKERDGFVMGEGAGILIIEELETALARGARIYAEMIGYGLTCDAYHMTAPVPDGRGATRAIELAIKDAGLTPTEISYINAHGTSTAANDPTETKAIKKALGESAYKIPVSSTKSMTGHLLGGSGGIEAVATVMAIANDRIPPTLNLDNPDPDCDLDYVPYESRQQIVNAALSNSFGFGGHNVTLAFRKYA, via the coding sequence ATGACAGAATTGCCATTAAAAAGGGTTGTCATCACGGGGATGGGTGCGATCACTCCCCTCGGCAATAATCTAGCAGACTATTGGACAGGCTTAATCAACGGCAAAAGTGGCATTGGTTTAATTACCCACTTTGATGCCTCCCGTCACGCTTGTCGCATTGCTGGGGAAGTGCGGGGTTTTGATCCCCACGAATATGTGGATCGCAAAGAGGCAAAGCGGATGGACCGTTTCGCTCAATTTGCCGTCGCCGCCAGTTTGCAAGCACTGCAAGATTCTCGATTAGTTATCGACGCTCTCAATGCCGATGATATAGGTGTACTAATTGGTACGGGCGTAGGTGGCATAAAAGTGCTGGAGGATCAACAGGAAATTTACTTGACAAAGGGTCCGAGCCGGTGTAGTCCTTTCATGATCCCGATGATGATTGCCAATATGGCCGCCGGTTTAACCGCTATTCACACGGGGGCAAAAGGACCGAGTAACTGCACCGTAACCGCTTGTGCTGCCGGTTCCAATGCCATCGGCGATGCTTTTCGTCTAGTACAAAGGGGTTTGGCCAAAGGAATGATCTGCGGTGGGACGGAAGCCGCCGTTACCCCCCTAGGATTGGCTGGTTTTGCCTCCGCTAAGGCCCTGTCCACCCGCAACGATGACCCCACCCGGGCCAGTCGTCCCTTTGACAAGGAACGGGATGGTTTTGTCATGGGGGAAGGGGCAGGAATTTTGATTATAGAGGAATTAGAAACGGCCTTAGCCCGTGGGGCGCGGATTTACGCCGAAATGATCGGTTATGGTCTGACTTGCGATGCCTATCACATGACGGCACCGGTTCCCGATGGTCGTGGAGCCACCAGAGCGATCGAATTAGCGATCAAAGATGCCGGTTTAACTCCGACGGAAATTAGCTATATCAACGCCCACGGCACCAGTACAGCGGCCAATGATCCCACGGAAACCAAGGCGATTAAAAAAGCTTTAGGAGAATCGGCCTACAAAATCCCCGTCAGTTCCACCAAATCGATGACAGGCCACCTTTTAGGCGGTTCTGGCGGTATTGAAGCCGTGGCCACGGTAATGGCGATCGCTAATGATCGGATTCCCCCGACTCTCAACCTTGACAATCCCGACCCCGATTGTGATCTCGATTACGTCCCCTACGAAAGTCGTCAGCAGATAGTTAACGCTGCCCTCTCCAACTCCTTTGGATTTGGTGGCCATAACGTCACCTTAGCTTTTAGAAAATATGCTTGA
- the acpP gene encoding acyl carrier protein has protein sequence MSAEIFDRVKKVVVEQLEVEDPGTVTPEASFANDLKADSLDVVELVMALEEEFDIEIPDEAAEQIDTVGKAADYISGKVEATA, from the coding sequence ATGAGTGCAGAAATTTTCGATCGAGTTAAAAAAGTTGTTGTGGAACAATTAGAAGTAGAGGATCCGGGTACAGTTACTCCCGAAGCAAGCTTTGCTAATGATCTGAAAGCGGATTCCCTTGATGTGGTCGAGTTAGTGATGGCTTTAGAGGAAGAATTTGATATTGAAATTCCCGACGAAGCAGCCGAACAAATTGACACTGTGGGCAAAGCTGCCGATTATATTAGCGGTAAAGTAGAAGCAACCGCCTAA
- a CDS encoding biliverdin-producing heme oxygenase, with amino-acid sequence MSVNLSTQLREGTKKSHTMAENVGFVKCFLKGVVEKTSYRKLVANLYFVYSAMEEEMEKLPSHPVVSKICFPELNRKNTLEQDLYFYYGPNWRNEIALSPAGQAYVDRIREIATTEPELLVAHSYTRYLGDLSGGQILKKIAEKAMNLETGGTAFYDFKDIPDEKAYKNHYRQTLDELPVDQAMADRIVTEANAAFGMNMKMFQELEGNLIKAIGIMLFNTLTRRRTTGSTETGLATAE; translated from the coding sequence ATGAGCGTTAATTTATCAACTCAACTGCGGGAAGGCACGAAAAAATCCCACACCATGGCAGAAAACGTCGGTTTTGTCAAGTGTTTTCTCAAAGGCGTGGTAGAAAAAACTTCCTATCGCAAACTGGTGGCTAACCTCTACTTCGTCTATTCGGCCATGGAGGAGGAGATGGAAAAACTTCCTAGTCATCCCGTTGTTTCTAAAATCTGTTTTCCTGAACTCAATCGCAAAAATACACTCGAACAGGATTTATATTTTTATTACGGTCCAAATTGGCGCAACGAGATCGCTTTATCTCCGGCAGGTCAGGCCTACGTTGACCGGATTCGGGAAATCGCCACAACAGAACCCGAATTATTAGTCGCTCATTCCTATACCCGTTATCTCGGCGATCTGTCCGGGGGGCAAATCTTGAAAAAAATCGCCGAAAAAGCGATGAATCTGGAAACTGGTGGCACGGCTTTCTATGATTTCAAAGATATTCCCGACGAAAAAGCCTACAAAAACCACTATCGTCAAACCCTCGACGAGTTACCAGTGGATCAAGCCATGGCCGATCGCATTGTCACCGAAGCTAACGCCGCTTTTGGCATGAACATGAAAATGTTCCAAGAGTTGGAAGGTAATCTGATCAAAGCGATCGGAATTATGCTCTTTAATACTCTCACCCGTCGTCGCACCACCGGCAGCACCGAAACTGGATTGGCTACCGCCGAATAG
- a CDS encoding response regulator transcription factor — protein MPRILVIDDDPAIAELVSINLEMAGYDVNPAEDGIKGQALAVQLQPDLIMLDLMLPKVDGFTVCQRLRRDERTSDIPILMLTALGQTQDKVEGFNAGADDYLTKPFEVEEMLARVRALLRRTDRIPQAAKHSEILSFGPLTLVPERFEAVWFEGVVKLTHLEFELLHCLLQRHGQTVSPSDILKEVWGYDPDDDIETIRVHIRHLRTKLEPDPRHPRYIKTVYGAGYCLELPTNEQVVLDSSAATV, from the coding sequence ATGCCCCGAATACTTGTAATCGATGATGATCCTGCAATCGCGGAATTAGTCTCCATCAACCTGGAGATGGCGGGTTATGACGTTAATCCCGCAGAGGACGGGATTAAAGGCCAGGCCTTGGCCGTCCAGTTACAACCCGATTTAATCATGCTGGATTTAATGTTGCCCAAAGTCGATGGTTTTACCGTCTGTCAGCGTTTGCGACGAGATGAACGCACGTCCGACATCCCGATTTTGATGCTCACAGCCTTAGGACAAACCCAAGATAAAGTGGAAGGTTTTAATGCGGGTGCTGATGATTACCTGACCAAACCTTTCGAGGTGGAGGAAATGTTAGCTAGGGTGCGCGCCCTGCTCAGACGCACCGATCGCATTCCCCAAGCCGCTAAACACTCAGAAATACTCAGTTTTGGACCTTTAACCCTGGTTCCCGAACGTTTTGAGGCGGTCTGGTTTGAAGGTGTGGTCAAGTTAACCCATCTAGAATTCGAGTTACTCCACTGTCTTCTCCAACGTCACGGTCAAACCGTTTCCCCCAGTGATATTCTCAAGGAAGTCTGGGGATACGATCCCGATGATGATATCGAGACTATTCGCGTTCATATTCGCCATCTGAGAACGAAACTAGAACCCGATCCCCGCCACCCTCGCTATATTAAAACCGTTTACGGTGCGGGTTATTGTCTGGAGTTACCCACCAATGAACAGGTGGTGCTTGATTCATCGGCGGCAACGGTTTAA
- a CDS encoding glutamate synthase subunit beta, protein MGKPTGFIEFLRELPSELTPLDRLHNWDEFHLPMPEDKLRNQAARCMDCGTPFCHTGTLISGMASGCPINNLIPEWNDLIYRGLWREALDRLHKTNNFPEFTGRVCPAPCEGSCVLGIHNPPVTIKNIECSIIDKGWESGWITANPPAIRTGKKVAVIGSGPAGLAAADQLNKAGHWVTVYERADRPGGLLMYGIPNMKLDKEEVVLRRLQMLEQEGVKMVCNTEVGKDISAQDLLNEYDAVVICTGATKPRDLNIEGRQLKGIHFAMEFLTANTKALLDGQPGEDFISAAGKDVVIIGGGDTGTDCVGTSLRHNCRSVTQLEIMPQPPRERAADNPWPEWPKIYRLDYGQEEAAARFGDDPRVYTTTATKFEGDSEGNVTGIHTVRVEWQRNEKGQFIPQPVAGTEKFVPTQLVLLAMGFLGPEQPLLDDLGLEKDARSNIKAEHGQFATSLPKVFAAGDCRRGQSLVVWAINEGRGAARECDRFLMGATDLP, encoded by the coding sequence ATGGGCAAACCGACTGGCTTTATCGAATTCCTGCGTGAACTTCCTTCCGAACTTACCCCCCTCGATCGCCTTCATAATTGGGATGAGTTTCATCTTCCCATGCCAGAAGATAAACTCCGCAATCAGGCCGCCCGTTGTATGGATTGTGGTACACCATTTTGTCACACGGGAACGCTAATTAGTGGCATGGCCAGTGGTTGCCCGATTAATAACCTGATTCCCGAATGGAATGATTTAATCTATCGAGGATTGTGGCGAGAAGCCCTCGATCGCCTCCATAAAACCAATAATTTCCCCGAATTTACCGGTAGAGTCTGCCCCGCTCCCTGTGAGGGTTCCTGTGTTCTCGGTATTCATAATCCCCCCGTTACGATCAAAAATATTGAATGTTCGATTATTGACAAAGGTTGGGAATCCGGGTGGATTACTGCCAATCCCCCCGCCATCCGTACCGGCAAAAAAGTGGCCGTGATCGGTTCTGGACCTGCTGGATTAGCAGCCGCCGACCAGTTAAATAAAGCCGGTCACTGGGTGACAGTTTATGAACGGGCCGATCGCCCCGGTGGACTATTAATGTACGGTATCCCCAACATGAAGTTAGATAAGGAAGAAGTCGTTCTGCGTCGTCTCCAGATGCTCGAACAGGAAGGGGTAAAAATGGTCTGTAACACGGAAGTGGGCAAGGATATCAGCGCCCAAGACCTATTAAACGAATACGATGCCGTGGTTATCTGTACCGGGGCCACCAAACCCCGGGATTTAAACATCGAAGGTCGCCAATTAAAGGGCATTCACTTCGCCATGGAGTTTCTCACCGCTAATACAAAAGCACTATTAGACGGACAGCCGGGGGAGGATTTTATCTCGGCCGCGGGTAAAGACGTGGTAATTATCGGCGGTGGTGACACGGGAACCGACTGTGTGGGGACTTCCCTGCGTCATAACTGCCGTAGCGTCACCCAATTAGAGATCATGCCGCAACCGCCCCGAGAACGGGCTGCCGATAATCCCTGGCCCGAATGGCCGAAAATCTACCGTCTGGACTATGGACAAGAGGAAGCGGCCGCACGTTTTGGCGATGACCCCCGGGTTTATACCACCACGGCGACTAAATTCGAGGGGGATAGCGAGGGTAACGTGACGGGGATTCACACGGTACGGGTGGAATGGCAACGCAACGAAAAAGGGCAGTTTATCCCCCAACCGGTGGCGGGAACCGAAAAATTCGTCCCGACGCAGTTAGTTCTATTGGCTATGGGATTTTTGGGACCGGAACAGCCTTTACTCGATGATTTAGGCTTAGAAAAGGATGCCCGCAGCAATATCAAGGCCGAACACGGTCAATTTGCCACTAGCTTACCGAAAGTCTTTGCAGCGGGGGATTGTCGTCGTGGTCAAAGTTTGGTGGTTTGGGCGATTAATGAAGGCCGCGGGGCCGCCAGAGAGTGCGATCGCTTTTTGATGGGGGCGACGGATTTACCTTAG
- the ylqF gene encoding ribosome biogenesis GTPase YlqF has translation MSLIQWYPGHIAKAERKLKEHLKLVDVVLEVRDARIPLASHHPQVDDWIGNKPRLLILNRLDMIPESAQQQWVTWFKSQGETVYFTNAKQGERVKAIIKAAEKIGDEINQKRQTRGMLPRPVRAVVIGFPNVGKSALINRLLGRKVVASARRAGVTRQLQWVRISDTLELLDAPGVIPSRLDNQRDAVKLAICEDIGDAGYDNQRIAAAFVDLLIELHYEGLLQSRYGLNTLDMTGEDFIEKLANLKYQEDKERAAMQLLNDFRKGIIGAIPLELPPSS, from the coding sequence ATGTCGTTAATTCAATGGTATCCCGGTCATATTGCCAAAGCGGAAAGAAAACTCAAGGAACATCTTAAACTCGTGGATGTGGTCCTAGAAGTGCGCGATGCTCGCATTCCCTTAGCTTCCCATCATCCGCAGGTGGACGATTGGATTGGCAATAAACCGCGCTTGTTAATCTTAAATCGTCTCGATATGATTCCCGAATCTGCCCAGCAACAATGGGTAACATGGTTTAAAAGTCAAGGAGAAACCGTCTATTTTACTAACGCTAAACAGGGAGAAAGAGTTAAAGCAATTATCAAAGCGGCGGAAAAAATTGGCGATGAAATTAACCAAAAACGCCAAACAAGAGGAATGTTACCGCGTCCAGTGCGCGCCGTGGTGATCGGGTTTCCCAATGTGGGTAAATCTGCCCTGATTAACCGTTTATTAGGGCGAAAAGTCGTCGCCAGCGCCCGCAGGGCCGGAGTAACGCGACAATTACAATGGGTACGAATTTCCGACACCTTAGAACTATTAGACGCGCCGGGGGTGATTCCTTCCCGTTTAGATAATCAAAGGGATGCGGTGAAATTAGCTATCTGTGAGGATATTGGGGATGCTGGTTATGATAACCAAAGGATAGCGGCGGCTTTTGTCGATTTATTAATAGAATTACACTATGAAGGACTTTTACAATCTCGTTACGGGTTGAATACCCTAGACATGACTGGGGAAGATTTTATCGAAAAATTGGCCAATCTCAAATATCAAGAAGATAAAGAAAGGGCAGCCATGCAGTTACTCAATGATTTTCGTAAGGGAATCATCGGGGCTATCCCGTTAGAATTGCCCCCTTCCTCTTGA
- a CDS encoding NUDIX hydrolase yields the protein MTNLKKWQIIKSELVFNNRWCQVRQDAVKLSSGQVIDDYFVNIRPEIVLVVPVTGDNQLVFVRQYRHGVKEILLEFPAGAVDGGEDNITAAARREFEEETGYQSDSLIPLAVLYDNPVKDTNRIHIFLALNATPTGQQKLDITEEIEVILRPLQEINPQEITVSGSLAAFYLARDFLKQN from the coding sequence ATGACTAATTTAAAAAAATGGCAAATTATTAAATCCGAGCTAGTTTTTAATAATCGTTGGTGTCAAGTCCGTCAAGACGCAGTGAAGTTATCCTCTGGACAAGTTATCGACGATTATTTTGTTAATATTCGTCCTGAAATTGTTTTAGTTGTTCCGGTTACTGGGGATAATCAATTGGTTTTTGTCCGTCAATATCGTCACGGAGTTAAGGAAATTTTATTGGAATTTCCCGCCGGGGCAGTAGATGGGGGTGAAGATAATATTACTGCGGCAGCGCGTCGGGAATTCGAGGAGGAAACTGGTTATCAAAGTGATTCTCTAATACCTCTGGCTGTTTTGTACGATAATCCTGTTAAAGATACTAACAGAATTCATATTTTTTTGGCTCTTAATGCTACTCCCACTGGTCAACAAAAGTTAGATATTACCGAGGAAATTGAAGTTATTCTTCGACCTTTACAGGAAATTAATCCACAGGAAATTACCGTCTCTGGTAGTTTGGCTGCTTTCTATTTAGCTAGGGATTTTTTAAAGCAAAATTAA
- a CDS encoding TIGR04168 family protein: MVSSFPRTYKIAVIGDVHDQWEIEDNLALEALQVDLALFVGDFGNESLEIVGRIASLSLPKAVILGNHDAWYSATPWGRKQCPYDRNQEDRVTAQLELLGVAHVGYSKLDLPSLELSIVGGRPFTWGGSEWKNGEFLQERYNISSFAESTAKIIANIQDTAYNNLIFLGHNGPAGLGKEAEAICGRDWQPLGGDHGDPDLAAAIAQAQLLGKQVPLVSFGHMHHRLRHTTSRLRNPVVTSEMGTVYLNAASVPRILHSDTGKSRNFSLVTLEEGLVTEASLIWLNDNFEIISNRKLYHSGSSIDRLSPQSCYS; this comes from the coding sequence ATGGTAAGTTCTTTCCCTCGCACCTATAAAATCGCCGTCATCGGTGACGTTCACGACCAATGGGAAATAGAAGATAATTTAGCTCTAGAAGCTTTACAAGTGGATTTAGCCCTATTTGTGGGCGATTTTGGCAATGAATCCCTAGAAATTGTCGGTCGGATTGCCAGTTTGTCCTTACCAAAAGCCGTTATTCTCGGTAATCATGACGCTTGGTATAGCGCCACCCCCTGGGGACGAAAACAATGTCCCTATGATCGCAATCAAGAAGATCGTGTCACCGCCCAGTTAGAATTATTAGGGGTTGCTCATGTGGGTTACTCAAAACTAGACCTACCCAGTTTAGAGCTTTCGATTGTTGGGGGTCGTCCCTTTACTTGGGGAGGTTCCGAGTGGAAAAATGGGGAATTTTTGCAAGAACGCTATAATATCAGCAGTTTTGCCGAATCTACCGCCAAAATTATCGCTAATATTCAAGATACTGCCTATAATAACCTGATTTTTTTAGGTCACAATGGTCCAGCCGGACTGGGAAAGGAAGCGGAAGCTATCTGTGGTCGCGATTGGCAACCTTTGGGAGGGGACCACGGGGATCCGGATTTAGCAGCGGCCATCGCACAAGCACAGCTATTAGGAAAACAGGTTCCTCTCGTCAGTTTCGGTCATATGCACCACCGTCTCCGTCATACTACTTCCCGTTTACGCAATCCCGTGGTCACTTCCGAGATGGGAACCGTTTATCTGAATGCTGCTAGTGTCCCTCGCATTCTCCACTCTGATACGGGTAAATCTCGCAATTTTTCCCTAGTCACTCTTGAAGAAGGTCTAGTCACAGAAGCATCTTTAATCTGGTTGAACGATAATTTCGAGATTATCAGCAATAGAAAACTTTATCACTCCGGGTCATCAATCGATCGCCTATCTCCCCAATCTTGTTATTCTTAA
- a CDS encoding cysteine desulfurase family protein gives MQIYLDYSATTPTHPQVIERVATILRHHWGNPSSLHTWGQDTATVIEMAREQVAGLINANPDEIIFTSGGTEADNLAIIGVAQQYNRPRHIIISSVEHSAIAEPCKQLEQQGWQITRLPVNRQGRVNPLDLKAAIQSDTVLISIIYGQSEVGTLQPIEELGSIARERGVLFHTDAVQVAARCDIDVRKLPVDLLSLSSHKIYGMQGSGALYIRAGVDILPLLRGGGQEKGLRSGTPAVPAIAAFGLAAELAQKDLISEKMRLIALRDRLFDLLADYPYLLPTGDRFYRLPHHVSFIVRPDDDSRITGKQLVRQLNLAGIGISSGSACHSGKLSPSPILKAMGYSDREALAGIRLTLGRDTSAADIDWTALVLKQVIDRCLSALIVSKS, from the coding sequence ATGCAAATTTATCTTGACTATAGTGCCACTACCCCCACTCATCCCCAAGTAATCGAGCGGGTTGCCACTATTCTCCGGCATCATTGGGGCAATCCCTCCAGTTTACACACTTGGGGACAGGATACGGCAACAGTCATCGAAATGGCCAGAGAACAGGTAGCAGGGTTAATTAATGCCAATCCGGACGAGATTATCTTCACTTCTGGCGGCACAGAAGCCGATAATTTAGCGATTATCGGGGTTGCTCAACAGTATAACCGCCCCCGTCATATAATTATTTCTAGTGTGGAACATTCGGCGATCGCTGAACCCTGTAAACAATTAGAGCAGCAAGGTTGGCAAATTACTCGTCTTCCCGTCAATCGTCAAGGTAGAGTGAATCCTTTAGACCTAAAAGCCGCAATTCAAAGCGATACGGTCTTAATTTCCATTATTTACGGACAAAGCGAGGTGGGAACCCTACAACCGATTGAAGAATTGGGCAGCATTGCCAGGGAAAGGGGAGTTCTTTTTCACACCGATGCGGTGCAGGTGGCGGCAAGATGCGACATTGATGTGCGGAAACTGCCCGTAGATTTATTATCTCTTTCCAGCCATAAAATTTATGGAATGCAAGGATCGGGAGCTTTATACATTAGAGCCGGTGTCGATATTTTACCATTACTGCGGGGCGGTGGTCAGGAAAAAGGCCTGCGATCGGGAACCCCAGCCGTACCAGCGATCGCAGCTTTCGGTTTAGCGGCCGAATTAGCCCAAAAAGACTTAATTAGCGAAAAAATGCGTTTAATAGCCCTACGAGATCGATTATTTGACCTCTTAGCCGATTATCCTTATCTGCTGCCCACGGGGGACCGATTCTATCGTTTACCCCACCACGTCAGCTTTATTGTCCGTCCGGACGATGACAGTCGAATCACGGGAAAACAGCTAGTTCGTCAGCTTAATTTAGCAGGAATCGGCATTAGTTCTGGATCCGCCTGTCATAGTGGCAAACTTTCCCCTAGTCCAATTTTAAAAGCTATGGGCTACAGCGATCGAGAGGCACTAGCGGGAATTCGTTTAACCCTGGGAAGGGACACCAGCGCCGCCGATATTGATTGGACGGCTCTAGTATTAAAACAAGTGATCGATCGCTGTTTATCTGCTTTAATTGTAAGCAAGAGTTAG
- a CDS encoding REP-associated tyrosine transposase, which translates to MPYRQNIFQAGQYYHIYNRGNNRQDIFFERENYLFFLRLVRKYLLETLDVIAYCLMPNHYHLLIQLKKAELSAAMQAFSLSYTKAINRRYGRVGSLFQGRFQAILVNDTEYLLNLSRYIHCNPVKAGLVSQPQEWEFSSFREYVGWREGTLPNLESIVAALGSMAACRSFMMMDIDVISPELKGLLLDE; encoded by the coding sequence ATGCCCTATCGTCAGAATATCTTTCAAGCAGGACAATACTACCATATCTATAATCGCGGCAATAACCGTCAAGATATCTTCTTTGAGCGAGAAAATTATCTTTTTTTTCTGCGATTGGTGCGTAAATATCTGCTAGAAACGTTAGATGTTATTGCCTATTGCTTGATGCCCAACCACTATCACCTGCTAATACAGCTGAAAAAAGCCGAGCTTTCTGCGGCAATGCAAGCCTTTTCCCTGTCTTATACCAAAGCCATAAATCGGCGATATGGGCGAGTTGGCTCATTGTTTCAAGGGCGGTTTCAGGCAATTCTAGTAAATGATACAGAGTATTTATTAAATTTGTCGAGGTATATTCATTGTAATCCAGTGAAAGCGGGTTTGGTAAGTCAGCCACAGGAATGGGAATTCTCCAGTTTTCGCGAATATGTGGGATGGAGAGAAGGAACACTACCCAATCTGGAAAGTATCGTGGCGGCGTTAGGCTCGATGGCTGCTTGTCGTTCATTTATGATGATGGATATAGATGTCATCTCTCCAGAGTTAAAGGGGCTGTTGTTAGATGAGTAG